The Aerococcus christensenii genome segment CTTTTAAAGAACGAAGTGCCCGATAAAGTTCAACGCTTTCAAAGGTCCCTCCACCTGGAGAATTCACTTCTAAGATTAAGCCTTTTACATTGTTGTCTTTTTTCAAATCTTCAATCGCACGCAAAGTGCCCTTATGGTCATATGTAAGGGGTTCTTTTAGCGGAGAACCTTCTCCATGATCCATAATCGTTCCTTCCACTGTTAACACTGCAATACGTTTGCTTGATGAGCCTTCTTCGATGGTTTTATTTCCCATCATTTCTTCTGCTAATTGTGCATTCAAATTTGACCGTTCTTGGCGAAGGGAAGCTCCTTGCGCACCAAAAAATAAAAGCAAAGCTGCTGCTATGACAACTAGCCAACTCTTCTTATTCATAATGATCATCCTTCCTCATGACAAGGTTACGCCTATTATCAATTGATTATTAATCGACATCAATCTTGGTAATCGCTAATTTCAATTCATCTAATTGTTTTTCAGAAACTTGACTTGGTGCATTGGTTAGCGGATCAATTGCCCGTCCATTCTTAGGGAAGGCCATGACTTCACGAATATTGTCTTCACCAGCTAATAACATAACAAAGCGGTCTAAACCAATAGCCAATCCGCCGTGTGGTGGGAAACCATATTCCAAAGCATCCAACAAGAAACCAAATTGATTTTGAGCACTTTCTTCACTAAAACCGAGAGCATGAAGCATTTCCATTTGAATTTCTTTCTTATGAATACGGATGGATCCACCCCCGATTTCATACCCATTCAAGACAATATCATAAGCTTGGGAGTAAACTTTTTCAGGTTCAGTGGCCAAGAGATCCAAATCTTCTTCATTTGGCATAGTGAATGGGTGGTGCATAGCGGTATAACGTTTTTCATCTTCGTTGTATTCCAATAATGGCCAGTTAACTACCCAGAGGAAGTTAAATTGATTCTTGTCCATTAATCCAAGTTCACGACCAAATTTCAAGCGAACAGCGCCTAAGGAAGCATTGACTACGGAAGCTTTGTCTGCAGAAAAGACGAGGATATCTCCGGCTTCTGCTTGCATCCGATCTACTAAAGGTTGTGGATTTTCTTTGAAGAATTTACCGATAGGTCCTGTTAAACCTTCTTCACTGACTTTAATCCAAGCGATTCCCTTAGAACCAAATGGGGCTGTAAAGCCGGTTAAACCATCCAAATCTTTACGGGAATACTTATCAGCAGCCCCTTTAATATTGATCGCTTTAACCAATCCGCCATTTTCCAAAGCCATATTGAAAACTTTCAAATTGTATTGACCGATGAAGTCACTGAGGTCTACTAATTCTAAACCAAAACGAGTATCTGGCTTATCAGAACCATAACGTGCCATTGCTTCATCATAAGAAATTACTGGGAAATCTTCTGAAATTTCGATTCCTTTAACAGTCTTCATCACTTGTTTTAACATGCCTTCGACCAAGTCGCGAATTTCTTCTTGGCTGAGGAAGGAAGTTTCTAAGTCGACTTGTGTAAATTCTGGTTGACGGTCTCCCCGCAAGTCTTCATCACGGAAACAACGAACGATTTGGTAATAACGATCAAAGCCTGAAGACATTAATAATTGTTTCAAC includes the following:
- the aspS gene encoding aspartate--tRNA ligase, which produces MKRTTYCGLVSNEWIKKEVTLKGWVQKRRDLGGVIFIDMRDREGIVQVVFNQENLGDNFPVAEKLRSEYVIEVHGTVVARAEGEVNPKLKNGDVEVMATELTILNKAKTPPFPVEDTIDVNEDTRMKYRYIDLRRSKMQKNIRLRSKITHAIRNYLEDADFLDIETPYLTKSTPEGARDYLVPSRVHPGEFYALPQSPQLLKQLLMSSGFDRYYQIVRCFRDEDLRGDRQPEFTQVDLETSFLSQEEIRDLVEGMLKQVMKTVKGIEISEDFPVISYDEAMARYGSDKPDTRFGLELVDLSDFIGQYNLKVFNMALENGGLVKAINIKGAADKYSRKDLDGLTGFTAPFGSKGIAWIKVSEEGLTGPIGKFFKENPQPLVDRMQAEAGDILVFSADKASVVNASLGAVRLKFGRELGLMDKNQFNFLWVVNWPLLEYNEDEKRYTAMHHPFTMPNEEDLDLLATEPEKVYSQAYDIVLNGYEIGGGSIRIHKKEIQMEMLHALGFSEESAQNQFGFLLDALEYGFPPHGGLAIGLDRFVMLLAGEDNIREVMAFPKNGRAIDPLTNAPSQVSEKQLDELKLAITKIDVD